The Caldilineales bacterium genome has a window encoding:
- a CDS encoding PspC domain-containing protein has product MTISPQSTTPPPAASLLPGRASTAGVAGDGRVFYRHPTEKRLGGVCGGMADYFDTDPTLVRLLWAATAVLTLGGSLIAYGLLWLLLPVGSQAAGKQGQARLDFGENGRRWLAYGLVGLGLLWLLANIGILAPLWAGLWTLIRILFWPAVLVVVGIAILRHNRHGRSLTADMQARWPDAETVKQTLKDGRQRLPLKRSRENRILLGVCGGLARTFRLDATVVRLLWALFALGSLGTGVIVYVIAALIMPEDAPAAIDVTDVEVV; this is encoded by the coding sequence ATGACCATTTCCCCTCAATCTACGACACCGCCGCCTGCAGCCAGCCTGCTGCCAGGGCGAGCCTCCACAGCCGGGGTCGCCGGCGATGGACGCGTCTTCTACCGCCATCCGACCGAAAAACGGCTGGGCGGCGTCTGCGGCGGCATGGCCGACTATTTCGACACCGACCCCACCCTGGTGCGCTTGCTGTGGGCGGCGACGGCCGTCCTCACCCTGGGCGGCTCGCTGATCGCCTATGGTCTTTTGTGGCTGTTGCTCCCGGTCGGCTCTCAGGCTGCCGGCAAGCAGGGGCAGGCGCGGCTGGATTTCGGCGAAAACGGTCGGCGCTGGCTGGCCTACGGGCTGGTGGGCCTGGGCCTGCTGTGGCTTCTGGCCAATATCGGCATCCTGGCCCCGTTGTGGGCCGGGCTGTGGACGCTGATCCGCATTCTGTTCTGGCCGGCCGTGCTGGTGGTCGTTGGCATCGCCATCTTGCGCCACAATCGCCACGGGCGCTCGTTGACCGCCGACATGCAGGCGCGCTGGCCGGATGCCGAGACCGTCAAACAAACGTTGAAGGACGGTCGCCAGCGGCTCCCGCTCAAGCGCAGCCGCGAGAACCGGATTTTGCTCGGCGTCTGCGGCGGCCTGGCCCGCACCTTCAGGCTCGACGCCACCGTAGTGCGACTGCTGTGGGCGCTGTTTGCCCTCGGCAGCCTGGGCACAGGCGTCATCGTCTACGTCATCGCCGCCCTGATCATGCCCGAAGACGCGCCGGCGGCGATCGATGTCACTGATGTGGAGGTAGTGTGA
- a CDS encoding AAA family ATPase yields the protein MSCDLSQFVNRESPIAAFEAMLGHRSRRILLVQGREAMGKSCLVQRLRYECHQRQVRTALVDFRRDAALSQPEQIILTLREEMGGVFARQLEQAETQLRQDFAPVAAAPLLVNWLAGASQGAGGGHHISLAGQVEIGGDVVGGDKITIANPTIVLNPNGGFDLGQAEAQTRRNTAFRAALTAALGEGPLVLFFDHFEQASSAAGLWLRRQLLGLHLEGGSNGAGGFDKLWVVVAGRSLPLQDEITSWRHRLELQPLAPFPREVIALFWVEKRGLGIEVVDNASDLSGGIPGVLALMADNWEARHGRGDGK from the coding sequence ATGAGTTGCGACCTGAGTCAATTCGTCAACCGCGAGTCGCCCATCGCCGCCTTCGAGGCGATGCTGGGCCATCGCTCGCGGCGCATCCTGTTGGTGCAGGGGCGCGAGGCGATGGGCAAATCGTGCCTGGTGCAGCGCCTGCGCTACGAATGCCACCAGCGCCAGGTGCGGACGGCCTTGGTGGATTTTCGCCGCGATGCCGCCCTGAGTCAGCCCGAGCAGATCATCCTGACCCTGCGCGAAGAAATGGGCGGCGTCTTTGCCCGCCAATTGGAGCAAGCCGAAACCCAGCTGCGGCAGGACTTTGCGCCGGTGGCGGCGGCCCCGCTCCTGGTCAATTGGCTGGCCGGCGCCAGCCAGGGCGCCGGTGGGGGGCATCACATCAGCCTGGCGGGGCAGGTGGAGATCGGCGGCGACGTGGTCGGCGGCGACAAGATCACCATCGCCAACCCCACCATCGTCCTCAACCCCAACGGCGGCTTCGACCTGGGCCAGGCTGAAGCGCAAACCCGCCGCAATACGGCCTTTCGCGCCGCCCTGACCGCCGCCCTGGGCGAAGGGCCGCTGGTGTTGTTCTTCGATCACTTCGAACAAGCCTCGTCCGCAGCCGGGCTTTGGCTGCGACGACAGCTGCTGGGGCTTCATCTCGAAGGCGGGAGCAATGGCGCCGGTGGATTCGACAAGCTGTGGGTGGTGGTGGCCGGGCGCAGCCTGCCCCTGCAAGATGAAATCACCTCCTGGCGCCATCGCCTCGAACTGCAGCCGTTGGCGCCTTTCCCGCGCGAGGTCATCGCCCTTTTCTGGGTGGAGAAGCGAGGGCTAGGGATCGAGGTCGTTGACAATGCCAGCGATTTGAGCGGTGGCATCCCTGGCGTGTTGGCCTTGATGGCAGATAATTGGGAAGCGCGCCATGGCCGTGGAGATGGCAAGTGA
- a CDS encoding citrate synthase, with amino-acid sequence MAAESLTIIDNRTGKSYELPIQDGTINAMDLRQIKVDTGDFGLMAYDPSYLNTASCRSTITYIDGAQGILRYRGYPIEQLAEKSTFLEVAYLILYGELPTQQQLDQWVWDITHHTLVHESLRILLDGFRYDAHPMGILISAVGALSTFYPEARNVADWASVELQTRRLVAKMPSISAYAYRHAMGLPYIYPDNDLSYTGNFLNMMFKMTEMKYKPNPVLERALDILFILHADHEQNCSTSTMRMVGSSLPDPYVSVAAAAAALYGPRHGGANEAVVRMLTEIGSVKNVPEFIASVKRQERKLMGFGHRVYKNFDPRGIIIKRAAYDVFEVTGRSPLLDVALELERIALEDDYFISRKLYPNVDFYSGIIYQALGLPTTMFTVMFAIPRTVGWLAQWRELLQDADQKIARPRQIYDGVMLRDYASIETRS; translated from the coding sequence ATGGCCGCTGAGAGTCTGACTATCATCGACAACCGCACCGGCAAATCCTACGAGCTACCCATCCAAGATGGCACCATCAATGCCATGGACCTGCGTCAGATCAAGGTCGATACCGGCGACTTCGGTCTGATGGCCTACGACCCGTCGTATCTGAACACCGCTTCGTGCCGCAGCACCATCACCTACATCGATGGCGCCCAGGGCATCCTGCGCTATCGCGGTTACCCGATCGAGCAACTCGCCGAGAAGTCGACCTTCCTCGAAGTCGCCTATCTCATCCTCTACGGCGAACTGCCCACTCAGCAGCAACTGGATCAGTGGGTCTGGGACATCACCCACCACACCCTGGTGCACGAAAGCCTGCGCATCCTGCTCGATGGCTTCCGCTATGACGCCCACCCCATGGGTATCCTCATCAGCGCCGTCGGCGCCCTCTCGACCTTCTATCCTGAAGCGCGCAATGTGGCCGATTGGGCCTCGGTCGAATTGCAGACCCGGCGACTGGTGGCCAAGATGCCATCGATCTCGGCCTATGCCTACCGCCACGCCATGGGCCTGCCCTACATCTACCCCGACAATGACCTGTCCTACACCGGCAACTTCTTGAACATGATGTTCAAGATGACCGAGATGAAGTACAAACCCAACCCCGTCCTGGAGCGGGCGCTCGACATCCTCTTCATCCTGCATGCCGACCACGAACAGAACTGCTCGACCAGCACCATGCGCATGGTCGGCAGTTCGCTGCCCGACCCCTACGTCTCGGTGGCGGCGGCGGCCGCTGCTCTCTACGGCCCCCGCCATGGCGGCGCCAACGAAGCCGTGGTGCGCATGTTGACGGAGATCGGCTCGGTCAAGAACGTGCCCGAATTCATCGCCAGCGTCAAACGCCAAGAGCGCAAGCTCATGGGCTTCGGCCATCGCGTCTACAAAAACTTCGACCCGCGCGGCATCATCATCAAGCGTGCGGCTTACGATGTCTTCGAGGTGACGGGACGCAGCCCCTTGCTCGATGTCGCCCTGGAACTGGAGCGCATCGCCCTCGAAGATGACTATTTCATCAGCCGCAAACTGTATCCCAACGTCGATTTCTACAGCGGCATCATCTATCAGGCCCTCGGCCTGCCTACTACCATGTTCACGGTCATGTTTGCTATCCCCCGCACCGTCGGCTGGTTGGCGCAATGGCGCGAACTGTTGCAGGATGCCGACCAGAAAATCGCCCGCCCGCGGCAGATCTACGATGGCGTCATGCTGCGCGACTACGCCTCCATCGAAACGCGCTCCTAA
- a CDS encoding DUF3488 and transglutaminase-like domain-containing protein: protein MTTLTTANTTPAAAGRRSADGMHDGVDFFLHLVISTNLAWSLHAARWSQGLERLFIVAIFATIAATVVARSGFRRFFALLYSLVVGASAVLFAVAALAPAELVAQQRVYHMLGRASGWLANAFRGQPAVDALMFVFVLAVLIYILSYSAAWTYFRDGRKWQALLPIGLAMLVNLYYAPPRLGIYFVVYLLCAILLAVRATLRERQGEWQAGQVYFPNDIGFDFTRDGILFALFVILVAWVLPTSADQGRFNPLLDPLQDPWRQFQQEWNRLFSTLNYTRTAPGASFGTSLSLGGPRKVDDGLVMDVETPVNRYYRAVVLDTYLPGGWVLQNAPAWRLRDDAILPVWEARQEITQTITTYYGGNVLIGAPQPVAVSLPSDVRALPQRPPSQLAETPPSSDEPVELAMLIARASLQPGDSYVVRSSIPVVSQVQLRADQTSYPDYISERYLQLPETVPQRVYDLAEQVAAGATNPYDAAKAIETFLRGYRYNDQIEGPPAGQDGVDYFLFDEKQGYCNYYASAMAVMLRHLGIPARIAAGYATGEYIEESDVYRVRNRDAHTWVEVFFPTYGWVEFEPTASEPVLERPVGEIIVAPPPPASGSVDDQLLDVDPTNPGDLGPLPPPVAATSPLFALGPGGGLALMLAAIAGLLALAFWTIRRLQQPAASLRRPVFQVVPEGFTARLWANLMLWARRLGLLVQPSQTPLEQAGNFGDLLPEGAGDLGAIAALYTRDLYSPHPLTPDEAADGQLAWLRLLPLLRRRWLDGKTRLPAGLKRAFFRG from the coding sequence CTCTACAGCCTGGTGGTGGGCGCCTCCGCTGTGCTGTTTGCCGTGGCGGCGCTGGCGCCCGCCGAACTGGTCGCCCAACAACGGGTCTATCACATGCTGGGCCGGGCCTCCGGCTGGCTGGCAAACGCGTTTCGCGGCCAGCCGGCTGTGGATGCGCTGATGTTCGTCTTCGTCCTGGCCGTGCTCATCTACATCCTCTCCTACAGCGCCGCCTGGACCTACTTCCGCGATGGCCGCAAATGGCAGGCGTTGCTGCCCATCGGCCTCGCCATGTTGGTCAATCTCTACTATGCGCCGCCGCGCCTGGGCATCTACTTCGTCGTCTATCTGCTCTGCGCCATTCTGCTGGCCGTGCGGGCCACCCTGCGCGAACGCCAGGGCGAGTGGCAGGCGGGGCAGGTCTACTTCCCCAACGACATCGGCTTCGATTTCACGCGCGATGGCATCCTCTTCGCCCTGTTCGTCATCCTGGTGGCCTGGGTGTTGCCCACCAGCGCCGATCAAGGCCGTTTCAATCCTCTGCTCGACCCGTTGCAAGACCCCTGGCGGCAGTTCCAGCAGGAGTGGAACCGCCTCTTCAGCACGCTCAACTACACCCGCACCGCCCCCGGCGCCAGTTTCGGCACCAGCCTCAGTTTGGGCGGGCCGCGCAAGGTCGATGACGGCCTGGTGATGGATGTCGAGACGCCGGTCAACCGCTACTACCGCGCCGTCGTCCTCGATACCTATCTGCCCGGCGGCTGGGTGCTGCAAAATGCGCCGGCCTGGCGGCTGCGCGACGACGCCATTCTGCCGGTCTGGGAGGCGCGGCAGGAGATCACACAGACGATCACGACCTATTATGGCGGCAACGTGCTGATAGGCGCGCCCCAACCGGTGGCAGTCTCGTTGCCCAGCGATGTCCGCGCCCTGCCCCAACGCCCGCCCTCTCAACTGGCCGAGACCCCGCCTTCGTCCGATGAGCCAGTCGAGCTGGCCATGCTGATCGCCCGCGCCTCACTCCAGCCCGGTGATAGCTATGTCGTGCGTAGTTCCATCCCGGTCGTTTCGCAGGTGCAACTGCGCGCCGACCAGACCAGCTACCCCGACTACATCAGCGAACGCTATTTGCAACTGCCCGAGACGGTGCCGCAGCGCGTCTACGATCTGGCCGAGCAAGTTGCAGCCGGGGCGACCAACCCTTACGACGCCGCCAAGGCCATCGAGACCTTTCTGCGCGGTTACCGCTATAACGATCAGATCGAAGGGCCGCCGGCGGGCCAGGATGGCGTCGATTACTTCCTCTTCGACGAGAAACAGGGCTACTGCAACTACTACGCCAGCGCCATGGCGGTCATGCTGCGACATCTGGGCATCCCGGCCCGCATCGCCGCCGGTTACGCCACCGGTGAGTACATCGAGGAGAGCGACGTCTATCGCGTTCGCAACCGCGACGCCCACACCTGGGTGGAGGTCTTCTTCCCCACCTACGGCTGGGTGGAGTTCGAGCCGACCGCCTCCGAGCCTGTGTTGGAGCGACCTGTGGGCGAAATCATCGTTGCCCCCCCACCGCCGGCCAGCGGCTCTGTCGATGACCAACTTCTGGATGTCGATCCCACCAACCCTGGCGACCTCGGCCCGCTGCCGCCTCCTGTCGCCGCTACCTCACCCCTGTTCGCTTTGGGGCCAGGCGGCGGTCTGGCGCTGATGTTGGCTGCGATCGCCGGCCTGCTGGCCCTGGCTTTCTGGACCATCCGGCGGCTGCAACAGCCGGCTGCCTCGCTTCGGCGCCCGGTCTTTCAGGTCGTGCCCGAAGGCTTCACCGCCCGCCTGTGGGCCAATCTCATGCTTTGGGCGCGACGTCTTGGTTTGCTGGTGCAGCCCAGCCAGACGCCCCTCGAACAGGCGGGGAACTTTGGCGACCTCCTGCCCGAAGGCGCCGGCGACCTGGGCGCCATCGCCGCCCTCTACACCCGCGACCTCTACAGCCCTCATCCCCTCACCCCCGATGAAGCCGCCGACGGGCAGTTGGCCTGGCTGCGTCTGCTCCCGCTCCTCCGCCGCCGCTGGCTCGACGGCAAGACCCGCCTCCCGGCCGGTCTCAAACGCGCCTTCTTTCGCGGCTGA
- a CDS encoding SPASM domain-containing protein produces MPAIQLLDRTDTMPAGNGANGHQANGHDRTAASQGDNFMIISSGAAQQADAWGYVDDEGRLVLPPEMVNRLGLKPGAQVRLEEVKNGLKLHRPVTHLAKVYVEPTDDCNIACRTCFRNAWDAPMGRMSEATFEAILSGVRDLEQKPTVYFGGIGEPLFHKRTPAWIAAAKQTGARVEMITNGTMLTEKRSQEIIAAGLDLLWVSIDGASPESYADVRLGAELPRVIENMERFRRLRRGWHRPQPEIGIAFVAMKRNIDDLPAVLKLGRRLGAQYFSVSNVLPISPEMQEEMLYTRTLKATTYMPSVRVPHLSLPKMDFNELTREALFQAFNSGYNVSYAGANWGGTNDVCNYIENGSMTIAWNGDVSPCWPLMHTHTSFLHRKPRLNKRHVVGNVRQQALLDLWLDPDYVAYRQRVQSFAFPPCTFCGGCDMSLANEEDCLGNEFPACGGCLWAQGVVQCP; encoded by the coding sequence ATGCCCGCCATCCAACTCCTCGACCGCACCGACACCATGCCCGCCGGCAACGGGGCCAACGGCCATCAGGCCAACGGCCATGACCGAACCGCCGCCAGCCAGGGCGACAACTTCATGATCATCTCGTCGGGGGCGGCGCAGCAAGCGGACGCCTGGGGCTATGTGGACGACGAGGGCCGCCTGGTGCTGCCGCCAGAGATGGTGAACCGCCTGGGGCTGAAGCCGGGCGCGCAGGTGCGGCTGGAAGAAGTAAAGAACGGTCTCAAGCTGCACCGCCCCGTCACCCATCTGGCCAAGGTCTATGTCGAGCCGACCGACGACTGCAATATCGCCTGCCGCACCTGTTTTCGCAATGCCTGGGATGCACCGATGGGACGGATGTCCGAGGCGACGTTCGAGGCCATCCTTTCAGGGGTGAGGGACTTGGAACAGAAGCCAACCGTCTATTTTGGCGGCATTGGTGAACCGCTCTTCCACAAACGCACGCCCGCCTGGATCGCCGCCGCCAAACAGACAGGGGCGCGGGTGGAGATGATCACCAATGGCACGATGTTGACCGAAAAGCGCAGCCAGGAGATCATCGCGGCCGGGCTGGATTTGCTGTGGGTCAGCATCGACGGCGCCTCGCCCGAAAGCTACGCCGATGTGCGGCTGGGGGCCGAATTGCCGCGGGTGATCGAGAACATGGAGCGGTTCCGGCGGCTGCGGCGGGGCTGGCACCGCCCACAGCCCGAGATCGGCATCGCCTTCGTAGCCATGAAGCGGAACATCGACGACCTGCCGGCGGTGCTCAAGTTGGGGCGGCGGCTGGGCGCGCAGTACTTTTCGGTTAGCAACGTCCTCCCCATCTCGCCGGAGATGCAGGAAGAGATGCTGTATACCCGCACCCTCAAAGCCACCACCTACATGCCGTCGGTCAGAGTGCCGCATCTGAGCCTGCCGAAGATGGATTTCAATGAGCTGACGCGCGAGGCGCTGTTCCAGGCTTTCAACAGCGGCTACAATGTCAGTTATGCCGGCGCCAACTGGGGCGGCACGAACGATGTCTGCAATTACATCGAGAACGGCTCGATGACGATCGCCTGGAACGGCGATGTCAGCCCCTGCTGGCCGCTGATGCACACCCACACCAGTTTCCTGCACCGCAAGCCGCGGCTGAACAAGCGGCATGTGGTGGGGAATGTGCGCCAGCAGGCGCTGCTGGATCTGTGGCTGGACCCCGACTATGTGGCCTACCGCCAGCGGGTGCAGAGCTTCGCCTTCCCGCCCTGCACGTTCTGCGGCGGCTGCGATATGTCGCTGGCTAACGAGGAAGATTGTCTGGGCAACGAGTTCCCGGCCTGCGGCGGCTGCCTGTGGGCGCAAGGCGTCGTGCAATGCCCGTGA